One part of the Gemmatimonas sp. genome encodes these proteins:
- a CDS encoding putative sugar nucleotidyl transferase: protein MIIFYDDARARRFEPFATTRPLAEMRMGALLQRERWQEVLHAAPRGFVSSPHLEGFTEFDAPPAHVGDVPAGTWLVNTRAVPMLEAVRSTATVLAIDHKVAAVKLAAAVSREQLQDALFALEDVLPSTGSMANIPGVWLDNVWDLVAHLQSVLQADIPTLALQTEAVPLANSLATILGSHGVFVEADATIEPQVVFDTTLGPVLLRRGAVVQAFSRVAGPCYVGREASVLGGRVAGCAIGDVCRVHGELSASILVGHSNKGHEGFVGHSVLGRWVNLGAGTTTSNLKNTYGSVSLWTPDGVQDTKLQFLGTLFGDHAKTGIGLRLTTGCVVGAGANVFDAMPPKAVAPFSWGGAAPYGRFAEEKFVDTAERMMARRQIVMSASARGWWRRVHAVASADTRWPRR from the coding sequence ATGATCATTTTCTACGATGACGCCCGAGCGCGTCGGTTCGAGCCGTTTGCCACCACGCGCCCCCTGGCCGAAATGCGCATGGGGGCGCTGCTCCAGCGCGAACGATGGCAGGAGGTGCTGCACGCGGCGCCACGCGGATTCGTGTCATCACCGCACCTTGAAGGATTCACCGAGTTCGATGCGCCCCCTGCTCACGTGGGTGATGTCCCCGCGGGCACGTGGCTGGTGAACACCCGTGCCGTGCCGATGCTGGAAGCCGTACGCAGCACCGCCACGGTGCTGGCGATCGATCACAAGGTGGCGGCCGTCAAGCTTGCCGCGGCCGTGTCGCGTGAGCAGCTGCAGGACGCGCTGTTCGCGCTCGAGGATGTCCTGCCGAGCACCGGCTCGATGGCGAACATTCCGGGCGTGTGGCTCGACAACGTGTGGGACCTGGTCGCGCATCTCCAGAGCGTGTTGCAGGCAGACATCCCGACACTGGCGCTGCAGACCGAAGCGGTTCCCCTGGCAAACAGTCTGGCGACGATTCTGGGGAGCCACGGCGTCTTTGTGGAAGCCGATGCGACCATCGAACCGCAGGTGGTGTTCGACACCACCCTTGGTCCGGTGCTGCTGCGTCGGGGCGCGGTCGTGCAGGCCTTTTCGCGTGTCGCCGGCCCCTGTTACGTGGGCCGTGAGGCGTCGGTGCTGGGCGGACGCGTGGCGGGGTGCGCCATCGGCGACGTCTGTCGGGTGCACGGTGAGCTGTCGGCGTCCATTCTGGTCGGGCACAGCAACAAGGGACACGAGGGGTTCGTGGGTCACTCCGTCCTGGGACGGTGGGTCAACCTCGGCGCCGGTACCACGACGAGCAACCTGAAGAACACGTACGGCAGCGTCTCGTTGTGGACTCCGGATGGTGTGCAGGACACCAAGCTGCAGTTTCTTGGCACCCTGTTTGGCGATCATGCCAAGACCGGCATTGGCCTGCGCCTCACCACCGGTTGTGTCGTTGGCGCCGGAGCCAACGTGTTCGATGCGATGCCACCCAAGGCGGTGGCCCCATTTTCCTGGGGCGGTGCGGCGCCGTACGGCCGCTTCGCCGAGGAGAAGTTCGTCGATACCGCGGAGCGCATGATGGCGCGCCGTCAGATCGTCATGTCCGCATCGGCCCGCGGGTGGTGGCGCCGTGTGCACGCCGTCGCGAGCGCCGACACGCGCTGGCCGCGTCGGTGA
- a CDS encoding MBL fold metallo-hydrolase: MITVTMLGSGSRGNAMLVDGSDGTVLVDAGFGVRTLAKRFEAVQRRPSDVGAVLLTHEHVDHACGAAAACDRWSWRVHASAPTLAAMSLLANGAPADLQPFAPSGDQVLCGFLIEHAPLPHDASDCRALVLTDRASGARLGIVLDAGHVPETLPAFLDRLDLLVLESNHDPDLLANGPYPWPLKERIGGGSGHLSNQQASMLAGACAHRGLRHVVLAHLSETNNTPALALASTREALRGAGWKRDGVSTALQRVPLSPVRADGGVGRLAATQLALGL; the protein is encoded by the coding sequence GTGATTACCGTGACCATGCTCGGCTCCGGGAGCCGAGGCAACGCGATGCTGGTGGACGGCAGCGATGGCACCGTGCTGGTGGACGCCGGTTTCGGCGTGCGTACCCTGGCCAAGCGATTCGAGGCGGTGCAGCGGCGGCCCAGCGATGTGGGGGCGGTGCTGCTCACGCACGAGCATGTCGACCATGCGTGTGGGGCAGCGGCGGCCTGCGACCGGTGGTCGTGGCGCGTGCACGCATCGGCCCCTACCCTTGCGGCCATGTCGCTGCTGGCCAATGGAGCGCCCGCCGACCTGCAGCCCTTTGCGCCGAGCGGTGATCAGGTGCTGTGCGGATTCCTCATCGAACATGCCCCGCTGCCGCACGATGCCAGCGATTGCCGCGCGCTGGTGCTGACCGATCGCGCGAGCGGTGCGCGACTGGGGATCGTGCTCGATGCCGGCCATGTCCCCGAGACACTGCCGGCATTCCTCGATCGCCTGGATCTGCTGGTGCTGGAGTCGAACCATGACCCGGACCTGCTGGCGAATGGTCCCTATCCGTGGCCGCTCAAGGAACGCATCGGCGGTGGGAGCGGACATCTTTCGAACCAGCAGGCGTCAATGCTGGCCGGCGCCTGTGCGCACCGCGGGTTGCGCCACGTGGTGCTGGCCCATCTCAGCGAAACGAACAACACCCCCGCCCTCGCCTTGGCGAGCACGCGCGAGGCGCTCCGCGGCGCCGGCTGGAAGCGCGACGGGGTGTCGACGGCGCTGCAGCGCGTGCCGCTCTCGCCGGTGCGCGCCGACGGTGGCGTTGGGCGGCTGGCAGCGACGCAGTTGGCGCTTGGCCTCTAG
- the groL gene encoding chaperonin GroEL (60 kDa chaperone family; promotes refolding of misfolded polypeptides especially under stressful conditions; forms two stacked rings of heptamers to form a barrel-shaped 14mer; ends can be capped by GroES; misfolded proteins enter the barrel where they are refolded when GroES binds): MAAKELHFNTEARAALKRGVDQLAEAVKVTLGPKGRNVVIDKKFGAPTVTKDGVTVAKEIELADPIENMGAQMVKEVATKTSDLAGDGTTTATVLAQAIFREGLKNVTAGSNPMALKRGIEKAVAQIVEELKKISVPTTGKKEIAQVGTISANNDPEIGNLIAEAMEKVGKDGVITVEEAKGLETTLETVDGMQFDRGYLSPYFVTDPEKMEAVLENALILIHDKKISAMKDLLPVLEKVAQLGKPLLIIAEDVEGEALATLVVNKLRGTLRIVAVKAPGFGDRRKAMLQDIATLTKGQVISDEVGFKLENAVLTDLGSAKRIVIDKDNTTIIDGAGDQKDIEGRVKEIRAAIDKSTSDYDREKLQERLAKLAGGVAVINVGAATEAEMKEKKARVEDALHATRAAVEEGIVPGGGVALVRAQHVLKDVKVAERDEQIGVDIIRRAIEEPLRMIVQNAGGEGSIVIEKIRTAKETSFGYNALTDVYEDLVQAGVIDPTKVTRTALQNAASIAGLLLTTEALIVEKKEDKPAAPAGGPGMGGMY; the protein is encoded by the coding sequence ATGGCAGCCAAGGAACTCCATTTCAACACTGAGGCGCGCGCGGCACTCAAGCGCGGCGTCGATCAGCTGGCCGAAGCGGTGAAGGTCACCCTCGGTCCCAAGGGCCGCAACGTCGTCATCGACAAGAAGTTCGGCGCGCCCACGGTCACCAAGGACGGTGTGACCGTCGCGAAGGAAATCGAACTCGCCGATCCCATCGAGAACATGGGCGCGCAGATGGTGAAGGAAGTCGCGACCAAGACGTCCGACCTCGCCGGTGACGGCACCACCACCGCCACGGTGCTCGCGCAGGCGATCTTCCGTGAGGGCCTCAAGAACGTCACCGCCGGCTCCAACCCCATGGCGCTCAAGCGCGGCATCGAAAAGGCCGTCGCCCAGATCGTCGAGGAGCTCAAGAAGATCTCCGTGCCCACCACGGGCAAGAAGGAAATCGCGCAGGTCGGCACCATCTCGGCCAACAATGACCCCGAGATCGGCAACCTCATCGCGGAAGCGATGGAGAAGGTCGGCAAGGACGGCGTGATCACCGTCGAAGAGGCCAAGGGCCTCGAGACGACGCTCGAGACGGTGGACGGCATGCAGTTCGATCGCGGCTACCTCTCGCCGTACTTCGTCACCGATCCGGAGAAGATGGAAGCCGTTCTCGAGAACGCGCTCATCCTCATCCACGACAAGAAGATCTCGGCCATGAAGGACCTCCTCCCGGTCCTCGAGAAGGTGGCGCAGCTCGGCAAGCCCCTCCTCATCATCGCCGAAGACGTCGAGGGCGAGGCGCTGGCCACGCTCGTCGTGAACAAGCTCCGTGGCACGCTCCGCATCGTCGCCGTCAAGGCGCCGGGCTTCGGCGATCGCCGTAAGGCGATGCTGCAGGACATCGCGACGCTCACCAAGGGCCAGGTCATCTCCGACGAAGTCGGCTTCAAGCTCGAGAACGCGGTCCTCACCGACCTCGGCTCGGCCAAGCGCATCGTAATCGACAAGGACAACACCACGATCATCGACGGCGCCGGCGACCAGAAGGACATCGAAGGCCGCGTGAAGGAAATCCGCGCTGCCATCGACAAGAGCACCTCGGACTACGATCGTGAGAAGCTGCAGGAGCGTCTCGCGAAGCTCGCCGGTGGCGTGGCCGTCATCAACGTCGGCGCGGCGACCGAAGCCGAAATGAAGGAGAAGAAGGCCCGCGTCGAAGACGCGCTGCACGCGACGCGCGCGGCCGTCGAAGAAGGCATCGTCCCGGGCGGTGGCGTCGCGCTGGTGCGCGCGCAGCACGTCCTCAAGGACGTGAAGGTCGCCGAGCGCGACGAGCAGATCGGTGTCGACATCATCCGTCGCGCCATCGAGGAGCCGCTCCGCATGATCGTGCAGAACGCGGGTGGCGAAGGCTCGATCGTGATCGAGAAGATCCGTACGGCCAAGGAGACGAGCTTCGGCTACAACGCCCTCACGGACGTGTACGAGGATCTGGTCCAGGCTGGCGTCATCGACCCCACCAAGGTCACGCGCACGGCGCTCCAGAACGCGGCGTCGATCGCCGGTCTGCTCCTGACGACCGAAGCCCTCATCGTCGAGAAGAAGGAAGACAAGCCGGCCGCGCCGGCCGGTGGCCCGGGCATGGGCGGCATGTACTGA
- a CDS encoding co-chaperone GroES: MSKVAPLADRVVVKPLEEAEQMRGGLYIPDTAKEKPQQGNIVAVGPGRFEKDARVPMDVKVGDKVLYGKYSGTEVTIEGEQLLILRESDILAVIN; encoded by the coding sequence ATGTCCAAGGTCGCGCCGCTCGCGGATCGCGTTGTCGTGAAGCCGCTCGAAGAGGCGGAGCAGATGCGCGGTGGGCTGTACATCCCCGATACCGCGAAGGAAAAGCCCCAGCAGGGCAACATCGTTGCCGTCGGCCCGGGCCGTTTCGAGAAGGACGCCCGCGTCCCGATGGACGTCAAGGTCGGTGACAAGGTGCTGTACGGGAAGTACAGCGGCACCGAAGTGACGATCGAGGGCGAGCAGCTCCTCATCCTGCGCGAGTCCGATATTCTCGCCGTGATCAACTGA
- a CDS encoding biotin--[acetyl-CoA-carboxylase] ligase: protein MTAPAPSLAARLGLARLEYHAQVTSTMDVAHALAAEGAPAGTLVLAASQAAGRGRGGKTWISEPDAGLWCTLIERPVDSGAVEVLSLRVGLELATALTSCVDGRIMLKWPNDLLVEGRKLAGVLIEARWRGARPDWVAIGVGINRRVPGDLPATIAVRQDVSRDALLEAVAPALRRAASGLGPLSAAELAAWDARDAAVGRRVTAPAVGTVTGVSATGGICIRCDDGSDQLWQSGSLIFAD, encoded by the coding sequence GTGACCGCTCCCGCGCCCTCGCTGGCGGCGCGCCTCGGCCTCGCGCGCCTCGAATACCACGCGCAGGTCACCTCCACGATGGACGTGGCGCACGCCCTCGCTGCGGAGGGCGCGCCCGCGGGGACGCTCGTGCTCGCGGCGTCGCAGGCAGCGGGACGTGGGCGGGGCGGCAAGACGTGGATCTCCGAACCCGATGCCGGGTTGTGGTGCACGCTCATCGAGCGTCCCGTCGACAGTGGCGCGGTGGAGGTGCTGTCGCTGCGTGTCGGACTCGAACTGGCCACGGCGCTCACGTCCTGCGTGGATGGTCGCATCATGCTCAAGTGGCCCAATGACCTGCTGGTCGAGGGCCGGAAGCTGGCCGGGGTGCTCATTGAAGCGCGCTGGCGTGGTGCGCGCCCCGATTGGGTCGCGATCGGCGTGGGCATCAACCGGCGGGTGCCTGGCGATCTCCCCGCGACGATCGCGGTGCGTCAGGATGTGTCGCGCGACGCTCTGCTGGAAGCGGTGGCGCCGGCGCTGCGCCGCGCGGCCTCCGGTCTTGGTCCCCTCTCGGCGGCCGAATTGGCGGCATGGGACGCGCGCGATGCCGCAGTGGGACGCCGCGTGACGGCACCCGCGGTGGGCACGGTCACTGGCGTTTCGGCGACCGGGGGCATCTGTATCCGGTGCGACGATGGCTCCGACCAGTTGTGGCAGAGTGGCTCGCTGATCTTCGCGGACTGA
- the uppP gene encoding undecaprenyl-diphosphatase UppP gives MTIFQAIVLGLVQGLTELLPVSSSAHLALTPYLLGWKDPGLSFDVALHLGTLMALMWYFRAEWIDMTRSAFRIARTRRIETVHERRLLYLVVATIPAGIGGLLLNDLAKTTFRSPYIIGTTLIVLGILLWAIDKWSVRSRSIEEVTMRDAIIVGCAQVLALVPGVSRSGSTITAGRLLHLDRPSAARFSFLMSMPITLAAVVKEAPAALLADGVSVPLLYGVLAAAVSSWLAITVLLRYVSKHSFGIFALYRVLLAGVVFYTLATRGS, from the coding sequence GTGACGATCTTTCAGGCCATCGTGCTCGGTCTCGTGCAGGGCTTGACCGAACTGCTCCCCGTCTCCAGCTCGGCACATCTTGCGCTGACGCCCTATCTGCTTGGCTGGAAGGATCCCGGGCTGTCATTCGATGTGGCGTTGCACCTCGGTACGCTCATGGCGCTCATGTGGTACTTCCGTGCCGAGTGGATCGACATGACACGCAGCGCGTTCCGCATCGCGCGCACGCGGCGCATCGAGACCGTGCACGAGCGCCGCCTGCTGTATCTCGTCGTCGCCACTATCCCCGCCGGGATCGGCGGGCTGTTGCTCAACGATCTCGCCAAGACCACCTTCCGCTCGCCGTACATCATCGGCACGACGCTCATCGTGCTGGGCATCCTGCTCTGGGCCATCGACAAGTGGAGTGTCCGCTCGCGCAGCATCGAGGAGGTCACCATGCGTGATGCCATCATCGTGGGGTGCGCGCAGGTGCTGGCGCTGGTACCGGGCGTCTCGCGCTCGGGGTCGACCATCACCGCCGGGCGTCTGCTGCATCTCGACCGGCCGAGTGCGGCGCGCTTCAGCTTCCTCATGAGCATGCCCATCACCCTCGCCGCTGTCGTGAAGGAGGCCCCCGCGGCGTTGCTGGCTGATGGGGTGTCGGTGCCGTTGCTCTACGGCGTGCTGGCGGCGGCCGTGAGCAGCTGGCTCGCCATCACGGTGTTGCTGCGATACGTGAGCAAGCACAGCTTCGGCATCTTCGCACTCTATCGCGTGCTGCTGGCTGGCGTGGTGTTCTATACGCTGGCGACGCGCGGCAGCTGA
- the bshA gene encoding N-acetyl-alpha-D-glucosaminyl L-malate synthase BshA, translating to MKIGITCYPTYGGSGALATELGIALAARGHEVHFITYAQPFRLPSFLPRVYFHEVDVGRYPLFEYPPYDLALAVRMHEVVRDHQLDVLHCHYAIPHATSAWIARSMLREEGRDVKVVTTLHGTDITIVGQERSFFSITKFSIEKSHAVTAVSEYLRDETYRAFGCVGCQVEVIPNFIDPSLYDRSRHVFPVPADVTLGRKVIMHISNFRPVKRVRDIVRTFARIDRDVPSVLIMIGDGPERVEAEAEARELGVSEHVHFLGKIDAIAPLLAGAHLFLLTSDKESFGLSALEALATGVPVIGAHAGGLPEVVRHGETGFLFPVGDVEAMARAGIRLLADPVQWQAMSTAAAADARTRFSEAAIVAQYEALYERTVGAAPATAGPDADGGVAPLPTLSVPS from the coding sequence ATGAAGATCGGCATTACCTGCTATCCCACGTACGGCGGATCTGGGGCGCTGGCCACCGAGCTCGGGATTGCCCTCGCCGCTCGCGGGCACGAGGTGCATTTCATCACGTATGCGCAGCCGTTCCGCCTCCCCAGCTTCCTGCCGCGCGTCTACTTCCACGAGGTGGACGTGGGGCGGTACCCGTTGTTCGAATATCCGCCGTACGACCTCGCCCTGGCCGTGCGCATGCACGAAGTGGTGCGCGATCATCAGCTCGATGTGTTGCACTGCCACTATGCCATTCCGCACGCCACCAGCGCGTGGATTGCCCGGTCCATGCTGCGAGAGGAGGGGCGCGACGTGAAGGTGGTGACCACGTTGCACGGGACCGACATCACCATCGTGGGACAGGAACGGTCGTTCTTCTCCATCACGAAGTTCTCGATCGAGAAGTCGCATGCGGTCACGGCAGTGTCCGAGTACCTGCGCGATGAGACGTATCGGGCGTTCGGTTGCGTCGGCTGTCAGGTCGAGGTCATTCCCAACTTCATCGATCCTTCGCTGTACGACCGGTCGCGCCACGTCTTTCCCGTCCCCGCCGATGTCACGCTGGGGCGGAAAGTCATCATGCACATCTCCAACTTTCGCCCCGTCAAGCGCGTACGCGACATCGTGCGCACCTTCGCGCGGATCGACCGGGACGTCCCGTCGGTGCTCATCATGATCGGCGACGGTCCCGAGCGCGTGGAGGCCGAGGCCGAGGCCCGGGAGCTGGGGGTGAGCGAGCACGTCCACTTCCTCGGCAAGATCGATGCGATCGCTCCGCTACTCGCCGGGGCGCATCTGTTTCTACTCACCAGCGACAAGGAGTCGTTCGGCCTCAGTGCCCTCGAGGCGCTGGCCACCGGCGTGCCGGTGATCGGCGCGCACGCCGGTGGTCTCCCCGAGGTCGTCCGTCATGGGGAGACCGGGTTTCTCTTCCCGGTCGGGGACGTCGAAGCGATGGCGCGAGCGGGAATCCGGTTGCTTGCTGATCCCGTGCAATGGCAGGCCATGAGTACGGCCGCTGCCGCCGATGCGCGGACGCGCTTCAGTGAGGCGGCGATCGTGGCGCAGTACGAAGCGCTCTACGAACGCACCGTCGGGGCGGCACCGGCAACCGCCGGTCCGGACGCCGATGGCGGCGTGGCGCCGCTTCCCACCCTTTCCGTTCCCTCGTGA
- the miaA gene encoding tRNA (adenosine(37)-N6)-dimethylallyltransferase MiaA, protein MNSIAASAASEAAVTNAPPDTAELVFASPVACIVGPTAAGKSALAMQLAEARGLAIVSADSRQLYRGFDIGTAKPSADEQRRVPHFGIDIAEPAERYSARQWAEQAAQWCRTSLDAGVRPVIVGGTGLYVRALVHPLDAVPALDAARRAELEPLLAAMPVSELQRWCTRLDPSRAHLGRTQWLRAIETALLAGTRLSAHLGQREPAARPARYLVVDPGPVLADRIERRVHDMITNGFVEEIVQLRQQIPPDAPAWKASGYGAVRDAVEGRCTLDAAVARVVIETRQYAKRQRTWFRHQLPAAAVTHVNPAHREALDQALAWWDGIPPLAGVNA, encoded by the coding sequence ATGAACTCGATCGCCGCTTCGGCCGCAAGTGAGGCGGCGGTGACCAACGCGCCGCCCGACACGGCGGAGCTGGTGTTCGCGTCTCCGGTTGCCTGTATCGTGGGGCCCACGGCGGCGGGGAAGAGCGCGCTCGCCATGCAACTGGCCGAGGCCCGCGGCCTGGCCATCGTGAGTGCCGACTCCCGGCAGCTGTATCGCGGCTTCGACATCGGGACGGCCAAACCGTCGGCCGACGAACAGCGGCGTGTGCCCCACTTCGGCATCGACATTGCCGAGCCCGCCGAGCGGTACTCCGCCCGACAGTGGGCGGAGCAGGCTGCCCAGTGGTGCCGAACCAGCCTCGACGCCGGCGTGCGGCCGGTGATCGTCGGCGGCACGGGGCTGTACGTCCGTGCACTCGTGCACCCTCTCGACGCCGTGCCGGCGCTCGATGCCGCGCGCCGGGCGGAGCTCGAGCCGCTTCTGGCGGCCATGCCGGTGTCGGAGTTGCAGCGATGGTGCACGCGGCTCGATCCATCCCGGGCGCATCTGGGGCGTACGCAGTGGCTGCGCGCCATCGAGACGGCCCTCCTTGCGGGCACCCGCCTCAGCGCGCACCTCGGGCAACGTGAGCCCGCGGCGCGACCCGCCCGTTACCTTGTGGTGGATCCCGGGCCCGTGCTCGCGGACCGCATCGAGCGTCGGGTACACGACATGATCACCAACGGCTTCGTCGAGGAAATCGTACAGTTGCGGCAGCAGATCCCCCCGGACGCACCGGCCTGGAAGGCGAGTGGCTACGGGGCGGTGCGCGATGCCGTGGAAGGACGATGCACGCTCGACGCCGCCGTGGCACGGGTGGTCATCGAGACGCGGCAGTATGCCAAGCGGCAGCGGACCTGGTTCCGGCATCAGTTGCCCGCCGCCGCCGTGACCCACGTGAATCCCGCACACCGCGAGGCCCTCGACCAGGCGCTGGCGTGGTGGGACGGAATTCCTCCGCTCGCGGGAGTGAACGCATGA
- the mutL gene encoding DNA mismatch repair endonuclease MutL, with translation MSRIAVLPTAVADQIAAGEVVERPASVVKELVENALDAGATTVDVTVEDGGRALIRIADDGSGMDSIDAVLALSRHATSKISSAEQLVGVRSFGFRGEALPAIASVSELQIETAPEDGAGTLVRVAGGALQETRAAARRRGTTVSVHRLFFNTPARQKFLRSARSEWRGILDTMHAIATLRRDVHFVLRHDGKVALDLPAVPTLRTRLAALWGARELERFVDVDDVQGPVHVTGLVERPADVGTASRRVLLVVNGRLVRDFGLVRAAEAAYKSTLPAGMRPSVVLLVHVPGADVDVNVHPAKAEVRFRDRWPIERAVEQAVRRALGLFEASADIGGWRSWSPSGATSTAWRSAPVWLEPAALRAPQAPDGLFAPHDAAAAPAFDTPPWESLTEDVGGVGTPAPAPHESDAVLTAPPEPVAVPPLMQLRRTYLMFEHDDGVILIDQHSAHERVLYEQFLGVLERGEAPSQRLLFPMTLHLAPAESEAFESSRDLFVKLGFEIEHFGGHTLLVNAVPMPHPRFDAERCLRDTLAAMTGDRVPSTQARHERLAATFACKAAIKAGDTLSPGEMRALYVALADTRLAAHDVHGRSTIVRLSWDELDRRFGRK, from the coding sequence ATGTCGCGAATCGCCGTTCTGCCAACTGCTGTTGCCGACCAGATCGCCGCTGGCGAGGTGGTCGAACGGCCGGCATCGGTGGTCAAGGAGCTGGTGGAGAACGCGCTCGATGCCGGCGCCACCACGGTCGATGTAACCGTCGAAGACGGCGGACGTGCCCTCATCCGCATCGCCGACGATGGGTCCGGCATGGACAGTATCGACGCGGTGCTCGCCCTTTCGCGTCACGCCACGTCCAAGATCTCCTCTGCCGAACAGCTGGTGGGGGTTCGCAGCTTCGGCTTCCGCGGCGAGGCGTTGCCGGCCATTGCGTCGGTCTCCGAGTTGCAAATCGAGACCGCCCCCGAGGACGGCGCCGGCACGCTCGTGCGCGTGGCCGGTGGCGCCTTGCAGGAGACGCGTGCCGCCGCGCGACGCCGCGGCACCACGGTGTCGGTGCACCGCCTGTTCTTCAACACGCCCGCTCGGCAGAAATTCCTGCGCAGTGCGCGCAGTGAGTGGCGCGGGATTCTCGACACCATGCACGCCATTGCCACGCTGCGACGCGATGTGCACTTCGTGCTGCGGCACGACGGCAAGGTGGCGCTCGATCTGCCCGCTGTGCCCACCCTGCGCACCCGACTGGCCGCGCTGTGGGGCGCACGCGAACTGGAACGTTTCGTCGATGTCGACGACGTGCAGGGCCCGGTGCACGTGACCGGCCTCGTGGAACGACCGGCGGATGTGGGCACGGCGTCCCGCCGCGTGCTGCTTGTGGTGAACGGCCGGCTGGTGCGCGATTTCGGCCTCGTGCGGGCGGCGGAAGCGGCCTACAAGTCCACGCTGCCGGCAGGCATGCGGCCGTCGGTGGTCCTGCTGGTGCATGTGCCGGGGGCCGATGTGGACGTGAACGTGCATCCGGCCAAGGCCGAGGTTCGTTTCCGTGATCGCTGGCCCATCGAACGAGCGGTCGAACAGGCTGTGCGGCGAGCGCTCGGGCTGTTCGAGGCGTCGGCCGATATCGGGGGATGGCGCAGCTGGTCGCCGTCCGGGGCAACGTCGACGGCGTGGCGCAGTGCCCCCGTGTGGCTCGAGCCGGCCGCCTTGCGTGCGCCGCAGGCGCCGGATGGCCTCTTCGCGCCGCACGACGCGGCGGCGGCCCCCGCCTTCGACACACCGCCGTGGGAATCGCTCACGGAGGACGTGGGCGGCGTGGGCACGCCCGCCCCGGCACCGCACGAGAGCGACGCCGTGCTGACCGCGCCCCCCGAGCCCGTTGCCGTGCCGCCGTTGATGCAACTGCGGCGCACGTATCTCATGTTCGAACACGACGACGGCGTCATTCTCATCGATCAGCATTCGGCGCACGAGCGCGTGCTGTACGAGCAGTTCCTGGGGGTGCTCGAACGCGGCGAGGCACCGTCGCAGCGTCTCCTTTTCCCCATGACGCTGCACCTCGCCCCCGCCGAGTCGGAGGCGTTCGAGAGCAGCCGCGACCTTTTCGTGAAGCTGGGTTTCGAAATCGAGCACTTCGGCGGCCATACCCTGCTCGTGAATGCGGTGCCCATGCCGCATCCGCGCTTCGATGCCGAGCGTTGCCTCCGCGACACCCTCGCGGCGATGACGGGCGACCGGGTCCCCAGCACGCAGGCGCGTCACGAACGGCTGGCGGCCACCTTCGCGTGCAAGGCGGCCATCAAGGCCGGTGACACGCTGTCTCCCGGCGAGATGCGCGCGCTCTACGTGGCGCTCGCCGACACCCGGCTGGCGGCGCATGATGTGCACGGCCGCAGCACGATCGTCCGCCTGTCGTGGGATGAACTCGATCGCCGCTTCGGCCGCAAGTGA